Proteins found in one Oryza glaberrima chromosome 4, OglaRS2, whole genome shotgun sequence genomic segment:
- the LOC127769813 gene encoding GDSL esterase/lipase At5g03610-like, which produces MAAKLSLLLPVTCFILFVLHAVHVEARPDPAAFGDSDNGFYTLFVFGDSFADTGNLPKRRLSEQSREWYYPYGRDRGNNRPTGRFSNAMVQSDLIARMLGRHEAPPTYRRVDNYVHPHGMNFAAGGSGVFKLPSGAPTLDKQVDHFRDLVQDGTITRRNLRNSIALVAVSGNDYARLANVNDTSKMIKFVDEVTSEIAKQVHRLKNNGARKILVNNLHPVGCTPWVTRPGNYSGCSSTGNMGAYLHGSNLQQKLSHLDYVHHVDLNTAFSNIVNPDQGSKHKVSSQFEHKMQPCCESLDPNGFCGQKGHDGKDLFSVCNDPEKYFYWDDVHPTEAGWKAVMQQLEGPIKKFLGIN; this is translated from the exons atggcggcgaagcTCTCCTTGCTACTTCCCGTCACCTGCTTCATCCTCTTCGTTCTGCATG CTGTTCATGTGGAGGCGCGTCCCGATCCTGCCGCTTTCGGCGACTCCGACAACGGGTTCTACACGCTGTTCGTGTTCGGCGATTCGTTCGCCGACACCGGCAATCTCCCCAAGCGCCGACTGAGCGAGCAGTCGCGCGAATGGTACTACCCCTACGGCCGTGACCGTGGCAACAACCGCCCAACCGGCCGCTTCTCCAACGCCATGGTCCAGTCCGATCTCATCG CACGGATGCTGGGGCGTCATGAGGCGCCTCCGACGTACAGGAGGGTGGACAACTACGTGCACCCGCACGGCATGaacttcgccgccggcggctccggcgTGTTCAAGCTGCCGAGCGGCGCGCCGACGCTCGACAAGCAGGTCGACCACTTCAGGGACCTGGTGCAGGACGGCACCATCACCCGCCGGAACCTCCGTAACTCCATCGccctcgtcgccgtctccggcaaCGACTACGCCCGCCTCGCCAACGTCAACGACACTAGCAAG ATGATCAAGTTTGTCGATGAGGTGACGAGCGAGATCGCGAAGCAGGTGCACAGGCTGAAGAACAACGGGGCGAGGAAGATCCTGGTGAACAACCTGCACCCCGTCGGCTGCACGCCGTGGGTAACCAGGCCGGGCAACTACTCCGGCTGCAGCTCCACCGGCAACATGGGCGCCTACCTCCACGGCAGCAACCTCCAACAGAAGCTCTCGCACCTCGACTACGTCCACCATGTCGACCTCAACACTGCCTTCTCCAACATCGTCAATCCCGACCAAG GTTCGAAGCACAAGGTGTCGAGCCAGTTCGAGCACAAGATGCAGCCGTGCTGCGAGAGCTTGGACCCGAACGGCTTCTGCGGGCAGAAGGGACACGATGGCAAGGACCTGTTCAGCGTGTGCAACGATCCGGAGAAGTACTTCTACTGGGACGATGTGCACCCCACGGAGGCTGGATGGAAGGCCGTCATGCAGCAGCTGGAAGGTCCAATCAAGAAATTCCTTGGAATCAACTAG